The following are from one region of the Methyloversatilis discipulorum genome:
- a CDS encoding transglycosylase domain-containing protein, whose translation MNAGTGKRARTALACLVLLGTPAAQAQAPSFDTVRDSWRSSEARLLDRYGQPLAEVRVDFDERRLDWVGARTLSPPLVRALLVAEDKRFLEHSGVDWTALAGATWDNLWRTLEGRRPRGASTLTMQLAGLIDPALRLQGTRRSVGQKWDQAAAAREIERRWNKAQILEAYFNLAPFRGELRGISAATRGLFGKDPDAVDAREALLLAALLRGPNAPAERVAQRACAVALKLKPAPACAELRTLANQVLTQRYRLEPRWTEAQPLARRLLREPGEQRATTLDARLQRRTLDALGRERADVAVVVLDNASGEALVWAGGPDDTDAAVRRLPAGSTLHAFAYGLALDQRWISAASVFDDSPNFVTRALPPGLQGSGQPLSTRAALTQAAEIPALRVRALIGDDALTATLRAHGIDASATNGSRASLPEMANAFRTLANDGIWTPWALEAAQWRGVDRSGKRLWASPVAWLVGDLLSTRTTPDAHDWHAVMHGRSSDRATHWSVGWTRRYTIALRAARPVAATWLSVAAAIDPIPAEAAPPPPGLEGVRLRFEPEIEAEREEYFLPGTQQAFADATVRDLFGRPRIVQPTTGVKLVSASLPAGRQAMLLEARPGWPGLQWVINDERLPAIEGRALWSPRPGRHRLALEDAHGLQLQSIEFEVRLDAAPETFNGGPAPRTPPGPTPASR comes from the coding sequence ATGAACGCGGGCACGGGCAAGCGCGCACGCACTGCGCTGGCCTGTCTCGTACTGCTCGGCACCCCCGCAGCCCAGGCTCAGGCCCCCTCGTTCGACACCGTGCGCGACAGCTGGCGCTCGTCGGAAGCGCGTCTGCTCGACCGCTACGGCCAGCCGCTCGCCGAGGTGCGCGTCGATTTCGACGAGCGCCGGCTCGACTGGGTCGGCGCGCGCACGCTGTCGCCACCGCTGGTGCGCGCGCTGCTGGTGGCCGAGGACAAGCGCTTTCTCGAACATTCGGGCGTCGACTGGACGGCGCTCGCCGGCGCCACCTGGGACAATCTGTGGCGCACGCTGGAAGGGCGCCGTCCGCGCGGCGCATCGACGCTGACGATGCAGCTGGCCGGCCTGATCGATCCGGCGCTGCGCCTGCAGGGCACGCGCCGCAGCGTCGGCCAGAAATGGGACCAGGCCGCCGCCGCGCGCGAAATCGAGCGCCGCTGGAACAAGGCGCAGATCCTCGAAGCGTATTTCAACCTCGCCCCCTTCCGCGGCGAACTGCGCGGCATTTCGGCCGCCACCCGCGGCCTGTTCGGTAAGGATCCGGACGCGGTCGATGCGCGCGAGGCGCTGCTGCTGGCGGCGCTGCTGCGCGGCCCGAACGCACCGGCCGAGCGGGTTGCGCAGCGTGCCTGCGCGGTGGCGCTGAAGCTGAAACCGGCGCCCGCCTGCGCCGAACTGCGTACCCTCGCCAATCAGGTTCTCACCCAGCGCTACCGGCTGGAACCGCGCTGGACCGAAGCACAGCCGCTGGCCCGCCGCCTGCTGCGCGAGCCGGGCGAGCAGCGCGCCACCACGCTCGACGCACGGCTGCAGCGGCGCACGCTGGACGCGCTCGGCCGCGAGCGCGCCGACGTCGCCGTCGTGGTACTCGACAACGCGAGCGGCGAAGCGCTGGTATGGGCCGGCGGTCCGGACGACACCGACGCTGCGGTGCGCCGCCTCCCGGCCGGCAGCACGCTGCACGCGTTTGCCTACGGACTGGCCCTCGATCAACGCTGGATCAGCGCCGCGTCGGTGTTCGACGACAGCCCGAACTTCGTCACCCGGGCGCTGCCGCCCGGCCTGCAGGGCAGCGGCCAGCCGCTCAGCACGCGGGCGGCGCTGACGCAGGCGGCCGAGATTCCGGCGCTGCGCGTGCGCGCGCTGATCGGCGACGACGCGCTGACCGCCACGCTGCGTGCGCACGGCATCGACGCTTCGGCAACCAACGGCAGCCGTGCCAGCCTGCCCGAGATGGCCAACGCCTTTCGCACGCTGGCCAACGACGGCATCTGGACGCCGTGGGCGCTGGAGGCGGCGCAATGGCGCGGCGTGGATCGCAGCGGCAAGCGACTGTGGGCGTCGCCGGTGGCGTGGCTGGTCGGCGACCTGCTGTCCACACGCACGACGCCGGACGCGCACGACTGGCACGCGGTGATGCACGGGCGCTCGAGCGACCGCGCGACGCACTGGTCGGTCGGCTGGACGCGCCGCTACACGATCGCGCTGCGCGCGGCGCGACCGGTGGCGGCCACCTGGCTGTCGGTCGCCGCGGCCATCGACCCGATTCCGGCCGAAGCGGCCCCGCCGCCGCCCGGACTCGAAGGCGTGCGCCTGCGTTTCGAACCGGAAATCGAAGCCGAACGGGAAGAGTATTTCCTGCCCGGCACGCAGCAGGCCTTCGCCGACGCGACCGTGCGCGACCTGTTCGGCCGGCCGCGCATCGTGCAGCCGACGACGGGCGTCAAACTGGTCAGCGCCAGCCTGCCGGCCGGCCGCCAGGCCATGCTGCTGGAGGCTCGACCCGGCTGGCCGGGCCTGCAGTGGGTGATCAACGACGAGCGCCTGCCGGCGATCGAGGGGCGCGCGCTGTGGAGCCCGCGCCCCGGCCGTCACCGGCTGGCGCTGGAAGACGCGCACGGCCTGCAGCTGCAGTCGATCGAATTCGAGGTACGGCTCGACGCCGCACCCGAAACCTTCAATGGCGGGCCGGCGCCTCGTACACCACCTGGCCCGACACCAGCGTCGCGCTGA
- a CDS encoding YqgE/AlgH family protein, which translates to MSAHAMTPSVDLTGHFLIAMPAMADKNFARTLTLVCEHNEQGALGVIVNRPIDMSLEDLFERIDMSLESPRFQGQPVYFGGPVQTDRGFVLHRPVGDWQSSIDVGNGLALTSSRDVLQSLGHDNEPDDVLVTLGYAGWQAGQIEWELAQNAWLTVRADPEIIFGLPPEERLIAAMQLLGVDFASLSDVAGHA; encoded by the coding sequence ATGTCCGCACACGCCATGACCCCTTCGGTCGACCTGACCGGCCATTTCCTGATCGCCATGCCCGCCATGGCGGACAAGAATTTCGCACGCACGCTGACGCTGGTGTGCGAACACAACGAACAGGGCGCGCTCGGTGTCATCGTCAACCGGCCGATCGACATGTCGCTCGAAGACCTGTTCGAGCGCATCGACATGTCGCTCGAATCGCCGCGCTTCCAGGGCCAGCCGGTGTATTTCGGCGGTCCGGTGCAGACCGACCGCGGCTTCGTGCTGCATCGTCCGGTCGGCGACTGGCAGTCCAGCATCGATGTCGGCAACGGCCTCGCGCTGACCTCGTCGCGCGACGTGCTGCAGTCGCTCGGCCACGACAACGAGCCGGACGACGTGCTGGTCACGCTCGGTTACGCCGGCTGGCAGGCCGGCCAGATCGAGTGGGAACTGGCGCAGAACGCCTGGCTCACGGTGCGCGCCGACCCCGAAATCATCTTCGGCCTGCCGCCGGAAGAGCGCCTGATCGCCGCGATGCAGCTGCTCGGCGTCGACTTCGCGTCGCTGTCCGACGTGGCCGGGCATGCCTGA
- a CDS encoding 6-pyruvoyl trahydropterin synthase family protein gives MVVELSQRFFFEAAHTLRRKVETESSLRIHGHTYHAEVTLRGEPDPASGMLLDLAVFRAALAEVREKLDHRFLDEVEGIGPATLENLCHYLWRQLAPQLPQLARVTVERQASGDKCTLSAC, from the coding sequence ATGGTTGTTGAACTGAGCCAGCGCTTCTTCTTCGAAGCCGCCCACACCCTGCGCCGCAAGGTGGAAACCGAATCCAGCCTGCGCATCCACGGCCATACCTATCACGCCGAGGTGACGCTGCGCGGCGAGCCGGACCCGGCCAGCGGCATGCTGCTCGATCTGGCGGTGTTCCGCGCCGCACTGGCCGAAGTCCGGGAGAAACTGGACCACCGCTTCCTCGACGAGGTCGAGGGCATCGGCCCAGCCACGCTGGAGAACCTCTGCCACTACCTGTGGCGGCAGCTCGCCCCGCAGCTGCCTCAGCTGGCGCGCGTGACGGTCGAGCGCCAGGCCTCGGGCGACAAATGCACGCTGAGTGCGTGTTGA
- a CDS encoding dihydroorotase gives MKIHIKGGRLIDPAQDIDAPTDVFIAAGKVVALGAAPDGFHANRVIDASGLVVAPGLIDLCARLREPGLEYRATLESEVAAAVAGGVTSLACPPDTDPVLDEPGLVEMLKHRARMLNLAHVYPHGALTAGLKGERLTEMGELHDAGCIAFSQANVPVADTQVLFRAMQYAATFGYTVWLQPTDMHLAAGGVAHEGEVAARLGLTGIPVLAETLAIGQMLQLARATGCKLHLARISSRAGLMLIDQARLDGMQVSCDVAIHALHLCDVDIGYFDPQCRTVPPLRAQFDREALRAALADGRIDALCSDHTPVDDDAKQVPFAEAEPGTTGLELLLPLTLAWAREMRLPLKVALARITADAARVLGLNAGHLRVGGAADVCIFDPEAPVRISRESLRSQGKNTPYLGRELPGRVSATLVSGQVVYEAPARH, from the coding sequence ATGAAGATCCACATCAAGGGCGGCCGGCTGATCGATCCGGCGCAGGATATCGACGCACCGACCGACGTCTTCATCGCCGCCGGCAAGGTGGTGGCGCTGGGCGCGGCGCCAGACGGCTTTCACGCCAACCGCGTCATCGACGCCAGCGGCCTGGTCGTCGCGCCGGGTCTGATCGACCTCTGCGCGCGACTGCGCGAGCCCGGCCTCGAATACCGCGCGACGCTGGAGTCGGAAGTCGCGGCCGCAGTCGCCGGTGGCGTCACCAGTCTGGCCTGCCCGCCGGACACCGATCCGGTGCTCGACGAGCCCGGCCTGGTCGAAATGCTGAAGCACCGCGCGCGCATGCTGAATCTCGCCCACGTCTATCCGCATGGTGCGCTGACCGCCGGCCTCAAGGGCGAGCGTCTGACCGAGATGGGCGAGCTGCACGATGCCGGCTGCATCGCCTTCTCGCAGGCCAACGTGCCGGTGGCCGACACCCAGGTGCTGTTCCGCGCGATGCAGTACGCGGCCACCTTCGGCTACACGGTGTGGCTGCAGCCGACCGACATGCATCTGGCGGCCGGCGGTGTTGCGCACGAAGGCGAAGTGGCGGCGCGGCTGGGTCTGACCGGCATTCCGGTGCTGGCGGAAACGCTGGCCATCGGCCAGATGCTGCAGCTGGCGCGCGCCACCGGATGCAAGCTGCATCTGGCGCGCATTTCCAGTCGTGCCGGGCTGATGCTGATCGACCAGGCACGACTCGACGGCATGCAGGTGAGCTGCGACGTGGCCATCCACGCGCTGCACCTGTGCGATGTCGACATCGGTTATTTCGATCCGCAGTGCCGCACGGTGCCGCCGCTGCGTGCGCAGTTCGACCGCGAGGCACTGCGCGCAGCGCTGGCCGACGGCCGTATCGACGCGCTGTGTTCGGACCACACGCCGGTCGACGACGACGCCAAGCAGGTGCCCTTCGCCGAAGCCGAGCCGGGCACCACCGGCCTCGAACTGCTGCTGCCGCTGACGCTGGCCTGGGCGCGCGAAATGCGGCTGCCGCTCAAGGTTGCGCTGGCGCGCATCACGGCCGACGCCGCACGCGTGCTCGGTCTGAACGCCGGCCACCTGCGGGTCGGCGGTGCGGCCGACGTGTGCATCTTCGATCCGGAGGCGCCGGTGCGCATCAGTCGCGAATCGTTGCGCAGCCAGGGCAAGAACACGCCCTATCTGGGCCGCGAGCTGCCGGGCCGTGTCAGCGCGACGCTGGTGTCGGGCCAGGTGGTGTACGAGGCGCCGGCCCGCCATTGA
- the ruvX gene encoding Holliday junction resolvase RuvX encodes MPEPVALPARGTVLAFDFGEKRIGVAVGECELRSASALTTFDAETNDARWAAIGRLLDEWKPALLVVGLPLSPDGEAHDMTARAQRFARQLEGRYRLPVALQDERFTSAEADTQLRDRGQHDWRERKKHLDAHAAQLILKDYFDVTA; translated from the coding sequence ATGCCTGAGCCGGTCGCGCTGCCCGCGCGCGGCACCGTGCTGGCTTTCGATTTCGGCGAAAAGCGCATCGGCGTCGCCGTCGGTGAATGCGAACTGCGCAGCGCCTCCGCACTGACCACCTTCGATGCCGAAACCAACGACGCCCGCTGGGCGGCGATCGGCCGCCTGCTCGACGAATGGAAACCCGCATTGCTGGTGGTCGGTCTGCCGCTGTCGCCGGACGGCGAGGCGCACGACATGACTGCCCGCGCTCAACGCTTCGCCCGCCAGCTCGAAGGCCGCTACCGGCTGCCGGTCGCGCTGCAGGACGAACGCTTTACCTCGGCCGAGGCCGACACGCAGCTGCGCGACCGCGGCCAGCACGACTGGCGGGAACGCAAGAAGCACCTGGACGCACACGCGGCCCAGCTCATCCTGAAGGACTATTTCGATGTCACTGCCTGA
- a CDS encoding aspartate carbamoyltransferase catalytic subunit translates to MARNPQLNKHGELQHLLTTEGLPRDVITRILDTAEPFAGVAEREVKKVPLLRGKSVFNLFFENSTRTRTTFEIAAKRLSADVINLNIATSSTNKGETLLDTVDNLAAMQADMFVVRHASSGAPYLIAQHLEATGRDHIHVVNAGDGRHAHPTQGLLDMYTIRHYKRDFTQLSVAIVGDILHSRVARSQIHALTTLGVPDLRAIAPKTLLPHDIERLGCRVYNDMREGLRGVDVVMMLRLQNERMQGSLLPSAQEYFKFFGLTEDKLAVAKPDAIVLHPGPMNRGVEIDSAVADGRQAVILPQVTFGIAVRMAVMAMLAGGNA, encoded by the coding sequence ATGGCGCGCAATCCGCAACTGAACAAGCACGGCGAACTGCAGCACCTGCTCACCACCGAGGGCCTGCCGCGCGACGTGATCACGCGCATCCTCGACACCGCCGAGCCCTTCGCCGGCGTCGCCGAACGCGAGGTGAAAAAGGTGCCGCTGCTGCGCGGCAAGAGCGTGTTCAACCTGTTTTTCGAAAACAGCACGCGCACCCGCACCACCTTCGAAATCGCTGCAAAGCGGCTGTCGGCCGACGTGATCAACCTGAATATCGCGACCAGCTCGACCAACAAGGGCGAAACCCTGCTCGACACCGTGGACAACCTGGCGGCGATGCAGGCCGACATGTTCGTCGTGCGCCACGCCTCCAGCGGCGCGCCCTATCTGATCGCGCAGCACCTCGAAGCGACCGGGCGCGACCACATCCACGTCGTCAACGCCGGCGACGGGCGCCACGCGCACCCGACGCAGGGCCTGCTCGACATGTACACCATCCGCCACTACAAGCGCGACTTCACGCAGCTGTCGGTGGCCATCGTCGGCGACATCCTGCATTCGCGCGTCGCGCGCAGCCAGATCCACGCGCTGACCACGCTGGGCGTGCCCGACCTGCGCGCCATCGCGCCGAAGACGCTGCTGCCGCACGACATCGAGCGGCTCGGCTGTCGCGTCTACAACGACATGCGCGAAGGCCTGCGCGGCGTCGATGTAGTGATGATGCTGCGCCTGCAGAACGAACGCATGCAGGGTTCGCTGCTGCCCAGCGCGCAGGAATATTTCAAGTTCTTCGGCCTGACCGAGGACAAGCTCGCAGTGGCCAAGCCGGATGCCATCGTGCTGCACCCGGGGCCGATGAACCGCGGCGTCGAGATCGACTCGGCGGTGGCCGACGGCCGCCAGGCGGTCATCCTGCCGCAGGTCACCTTCGGCATCGCGGTGCGCATGGCGGTAATGGCGATGCTGGCCGGAGGAAACGCATGA
- the mtgA gene encoding monofunctional biosynthetic peptidoglycan transglycosylase, which produces MRRVLRTLKWLLAGAVLLVLAYQLWVFGHLLWWTQFNPSQTRFMSLRLDEMRERKPDAQLRHQWVPYERISVHLKRAVIAAEDDGFVDHEGFDWEGIQKAMEKNRKKGRAVAGGSTISQQLAKNLFLSPSRSYVRKAQEAAITFMMEAVMDKRRILEIYLNVVEWGDGVFGAEAAAQRYYRIPAAKLGPEQAARLAVMLPNPRKYEKTFGPRLAAHAARIAGRMHYSQVP; this is translated from the coding sequence ATGCGTCGTGTGCTGCGTACGCTGAAGTGGCTGCTCGCCGGTGCGGTACTGCTGGTGCTCGCCTACCAGCTGTGGGTGTTCGGCCACCTGCTTTGGTGGACACAGTTCAATCCGTCGCAGACCCGCTTCATGTCGCTGCGCCTCGATGAAATGCGCGAGCGCAAGCCGGACGCGCAGCTGCGCCACCAGTGGGTGCCGTACGAGCGCATCTCGGTGCATCTGAAGCGCGCCGTCATCGCCGCCGAGGACGACGGCTTCGTCGATCACGAGGGCTTCGACTGGGAAGGCATCCAGAAGGCGATGGAAAAGAACCGCAAGAAGGGCCGCGCGGTGGCCGGCGGCTCGACCATCAGCCAGCAGCTGGCGAAGAACCTCTTCCTCAGCCCCAGCCGCAGCTATGTGCGCAAGGCGCAGGAAGCCGCCATCACCTTCATGATGGAGGCGGTGATGGACAAGCGGCGCATCCTGGAAATCTATCTGAACGTGGTCGAGTGGGGCGACGGCGTGTTTGGCGCCGAAGCGGCAGCGCAGCGCTACTACCGCATTCCGGCAGCGAAGCTGGGCCCCGAGCAGGCGGCGCGGCTGGCCGTCATGCTGCCCAACCCGCGCAAGTACGAAAAGACCTTCGGCCCGCGGCTGGCCGCGCACGCGGCGCGCATCGCCGGGCGCATGCATTATTCGCAGGTGCCTTGA
- the aroE gene encoding shikimate dehydrogenase — protein sequence MTDRYAVIGNPIAHSKSPAIHAAFAAQTAQDLSYEALLAPLDGFAAAVAAFRASGGRGMNVTVPFKEEAFRMANRLTERARLAQAVNTLSFEDGEIKGENTDGIGLVRDLEHLGCELAGTRVLLLGAGGAVRGVVAPLLQAGVARLFIANRTVGRAEKLIEDFADQLMYGIPNTLNAGSWADATKDAPYDVVINATSASLSDEAPPLPSGLYAPGSLAYDMVYGRGLTAYLKQAREQGAARLADGLGMLVEQAAEAFALWRGVRPDTAAVRATLRAALPPLA from the coding sequence ATGACCGACCGCTACGCCGTCATCGGCAACCCGATCGCACACAGCAAGTCGCCGGCCATCCACGCCGCCTTTGCCGCGCAGACCGCGCAGGACCTGAGCTACGAGGCGCTGCTGGCGCCGCTCGACGGCTTCGCCGCCGCGGTTGCCGCGTTCCGGGCGAGCGGCGGGCGCGGCATGAACGTTACGGTGCCGTTCAAGGAAGAGGCCTTCCGAATGGCAAATCGGCTCACCGAGCGTGCCAGACTTGCCCAAGCAGTAAACACCTTGAGTTTCGAGGATGGAGAAATCAAGGGAGAAAACACAGACGGGATCGGGCTGGTCCGAGACCTCGAACACCTAGGCTGCGAATTGGCAGGGACGCGAGTACTTCTGTTGGGCGCTGGTGGAGCTGTGCGGGGCGTTGTTGCTCCGCTTCTGCAGGCGGGCGTGGCCAGATTGTTCATTGCAAATCGAACTGTCGGACGCGCCGAGAAGCTCATCGAAGACTTTGCCGACCAACTGATGTATGGCATTCCTAACACACTTAACGCGGGTAGCTGGGCAGACGCTACGAAGGACGCGCCCTACGACGTGGTGATCAACGCCACCAGCGCCAGCCTCAGCGACGAAGCGCCGCCGCTGCCCTCCGGCCTGTACGCGCCTGGCAGCCTGGCTTACGACATGGTGTATGGCCGTGGCCTCACCGCATATCTGAAACAGGCGCGCGAGCAGGGCGCGGCACGGCTGGCCGACGGTCTGGGCATGCTGGTCGAACAGGCGGCCGAGGCCTTCGCGCTGTGGCGCGGCGTGCGTCCGGACACCGCCGCCGTGCGCGCGACGCTGCGCGCCGCGCTGCCGCCGCTGGCCTGA
- the pyrR gene encoding bifunctional pyr operon transcriptional regulator/uracil phosphoribosyltransferase PyrR, translating into MSLPDAEKLLADLAAQMRPQVTPDTALVGLHTGGVWLAQRLHALLGLTQPAGSLDVSFYRDDYAKRGLSRDTRSSALPFDVEGRHLILVDDVLHTGRTIRAALNELFDYGRPAKVELAVLIDRGGRQLPVAPTYCATRLDLAEGTRVKLAQDGERLALRLLQEQE; encoded by the coding sequence ATGTCACTGCCTGACGCAGAAAAACTGCTGGCCGATCTGGCGGCGCAGATGCGCCCGCAGGTCACGCCGGACACCGCGCTGGTCGGCCTGCACACCGGCGGCGTATGGCTGGCGCAGCGCCTGCACGCGCTGCTCGGCCTGACCCAGCCGGCCGGCTCGCTCGACGTGAGCTTCTACCGCGACGACTACGCCAAGCGCGGGCTGTCGCGCGACACCCGCTCGTCCGCCCTGCCCTTCGACGTCGAGGGACGGCACCTCATCCTGGTCGACGATGTGCTGCACACCGGCCGCACGATACGCGCCGCGCTGAACGAACTGTTCGACTACGGCCGTCCGGCCAAGGTCGAACTGGCGGTGCTGATCGACCGCGGCGGACGCCAGCTGCCGGTGGCGCCGACCTACTGTGCGACGCGCCTCGACCTGGCCGAGGGCACGCGGGTGAAGCTGGCGCAGGACGGCGAGCGGCTGGCGCTGCGTCTGCTGCAGGAGCAGGAGTGA
- a CDS encoding serine/threonine protein kinase translates to MSDLTTQQPYADLNPDTVLDALEAAGFVVDGRLLALNSFENRVYQVGVDDGPPVIAKFYRPARWSDEAIAEEHAFCRELAEHEIPVVAPLELPGGGTLARHAGYRFAVFPRRGGRAPELDRSDTLEWIGRFMGRIHALGAVKPYLHRPTLDIASFGDEPAAYVLDGGFVPPELEKVYRGVVAQALDGVRAAFERAGEVTRIRTHGDCHVGNMLWVDGQGPHFVDFDDSRMAPAIQDLWMLLSGDRADRARQLGDVLAGYEEFCDFDLRELHLIEALRTLRLIHHSGWIARRWQDPAFPAAFPWFDTPRYWEARILELREQIAVMDEAPLWLAPGMR, encoded by the coding sequence ATGAGCGACCTCACCACCCAGCAGCCCTACGCCGATCTGAACCCGGACACCGTGCTCGATGCACTCGAAGCGGCCGGTTTCGTGGTCGATGGCCGCCTGCTGGCGCTGAACAGTTTCGAGAACCGCGTCTATCAGGTCGGCGTGGACGACGGTCCGCCGGTGATCGCCAAGTTCTACCGGCCGGCGCGCTGGAGCGACGAAGCGATCGCCGAGGAACACGCTTTCTGCCGCGAACTGGCCGAGCATGAAATCCCGGTGGTTGCGCCGCTGGAACTGCCGGGCGGCGGCACGCTGGCCCGGCATGCCGGCTACCGGTTCGCGGTGTTTCCGCGCCGCGGCGGCCGGGCGCCGGAGCTGGACCGCAGCGACACGCTGGAATGGATAGGCCGCTTCATGGGCCGCATCCACGCGCTCGGTGCGGTGAAGCCATATCTGCACCGGCCCACGCTGGACATTGCCAGTTTCGGCGACGAGCCGGCCGCCTATGTGCTCGATGGCGGATTCGTACCCCCCGAACTGGAGAAGGTGTATCGCGGCGTGGTCGCGCAGGCGCTTGACGGTGTGCGCGCCGCGTTCGAACGCGCCGGCGAGGTGACGCGCATCCGCACGCACGGCGACTGCCACGTCGGCAACATGCTGTGGGTCGATGGCCAGGGGCCGCACTTCGTCGATTTCGACGACAGCCGGATGGCGCCGGCCATCCAGGATCTGTGGATGCTGCTGTCGGGCGACCGCGCCGACCGCGCGCGCCAGCTGGGCGACGTGCTGGCCGGCTACGAGGAATTCTGCGACTTCGATCTGCGCGAACTGCATCTGATCGAAGCGCTGCGCACGCTGCGGCTGATCCACCACAGCGGCTGGATCGCCCGCCGCTGGCAGGACCCGGCCTTCCCGGCGGCCTTCCCGTGGTTCGATACGCCGCGCTACTGGGAGGCGCGCATCCTCGAACTGCGCGAACAGATCGCGGTGATGGACGAAGCGCCGCTGTGGCTGGCGCCGGGCATGCGCTGA
- the queE gene encoding 7-carboxy-7-deazaguanine synthase, which produces MAYQVKEIFYTLQGEGLNAGRAAVFCRFAGCNLWSGREQDRATAQCRFCDTDFVGTDGTLGGRYEADALADAIAASWTGAGGARFVVLTGGEPLLQVDAALIDALHARGFEIAVETNGTLTAPAGLDWICVSPKAGNAVVQRRGQELKVVVPQDGLDLAAMESWDFEHFLVQPMDNAAAADNARWAIEWCMQHPRWRLSFQTHKAVGIR; this is translated from the coding sequence GTGGCTTATCAGGTCAAGGAAATCTTCTACACGCTGCAGGGCGAGGGGCTGAACGCCGGTCGCGCCGCCGTGTTCTGCCGCTTCGCCGGCTGCAACCTGTGGAGCGGTCGCGAACAGGATCGCGCGACCGCGCAGTGCCGCTTCTGCGACACCGACTTCGTCGGCACCGACGGCACGCTGGGCGGCCGCTACGAAGCCGACGCCCTGGCCGATGCCATCGCCGCGAGCTGGACCGGCGCCGGCGGCGCCCGCTTCGTCGTGCTGACCGGTGGCGAACCGCTGCTGCAGGTCGATGCCGCGCTGATCGACGCACTGCACGCACGCGGATTCGAGATCGCGGTCGAAACCAATGGCACGCTGACCGCACCGGCCGGACTGGACTGGATCTGCGTGAGCCCGAAGGCCGGTAACGCGGTGGTGCAGCGCCGCGGTCAGGAACTGAAAGTGGTCGTGCCGCAGGACGGCCTCGATCTCGCCGCGATGGAAAGCTGGGATTTCGAGCACTTTCTGGTGCAGCCGATGGACAATGCCGCGGCGGCCGACAACGCCCGCTGGGCGATCGAATGGTGCATGCAGCACCCGCGCTGGCGGCTCAGCTTCCAGACGCACAAGGCGGTCGGCATACGCTGA